In Aequorivita sp. H23M31, a single window of DNA contains:
- a CDS encoding fumarate hydratase encodes MNYSVVSGDIVSSTSLNNEDRKLVEEKLKLLLENLRQKFNVYGRVLKGDYLECVVPNASQGLQVALAIKSFVKSISIDAESYKKTDNRIRQFKIHGIRLAIGYGKLSRYNPEEGIIDGEAIYFSGRAISGETTHNKERIVIKNTLFFASENENLNRNFKPLLALLDVLISKATARQCEVLYFKLMDNQEEEIAQQLGIGQSAVNQHSTSVGWNAIEEAVHYFKMVISKDSV; translated from the coding sequence ATGAACTATTCTGTGGTTTCCGGAGATATTGTTTCCTCAACTAGTTTAAACAATGAGGATCGTAAATTGGTAGAGGAAAAATTGAAGCTCCTTCTGGAAAATTTAAGACAGAAGTTCAATGTTTATGGTCGTGTCTTAAAAGGCGATTATCTAGAATGTGTTGTACCCAATGCTTCCCAAGGATTACAAGTGGCCCTAGCTATAAAAAGCTTTGTTAAGTCAATTTCCATTGATGCCGAGAGTTATAAAAAGACCGATAATCGAATAAGGCAATTTAAGATCCACGGCATTAGATTGGCAATTGGTTATGGCAAATTAAGCCGTTATAATCCCGAAGAGGGAATAATAGATGGAGAGGCCATTTACTTCTCGGGTCGTGCGATAAGTGGCGAGACAACCCATAATAAGGAACGTATTGTAATTAAAAACACTTTATTTTTTGCCTCAGAAAATGAAAATTTAAATAGAAATTTTAAACCTTTACTTGCACTTTTGGATGTTTTAATAAGTAAAGCAACTGCCCGACAATGTGAGGTATTGTACTTTAAATTGATGGACAATCAAGAAGAGGAAATAGCCCAACAGTTGGGCATTGGACAATCTGCCGTAAATCAACATTCCACAAGTGTTGGCTGGAATGCCATAGAGGAGGCTGTACATTATTTTAAAATGGTAATCTCAAAAGATTCGGTATGA
- a CDS encoding DUF3307 domain-containing protein translates to MSVSEFLLLQFIAHLCLDYFFQTDKLAKQKNAIGFKSPFLYWHALTCFILSWLFSLQLSFVLGAAIIAITHFLMDGFKHHLNNSKLFGRYAYFIDQAGHLVIMVIVVLLFKKWYGIEPSIEVSLNLTYLLIITAYLVCLKPANIFIKEVFKATEIQVSSDNEMPNAGKVIGVLERILTLTFIIVSQYSAVGFLIAAKSILRYRPDETLKTEYVLIGTMLSFGIAVIAGIIINLS, encoded by the coding sequence ATGAGTGTAAGTGAATTTTTGCTGCTTCAGTTTATCGCCCATCTGTGTTTGGATTACTTTTTTCAAACCGATAAACTCGCCAAACAGAAAAATGCAATTGGATTTAAAAGTCCTTTTCTGTATTGGCACGCACTCACTTGTTTTATATTATCGTGGTTATTTTCCTTACAATTAAGTTTTGTTTTGGGAGCAGCCATTATCGCTATAACCCATTTTTTGATGGATGGTTTTAAGCATCATCTTAATAATAGTAAACTTTTTGGCCGATATGCCTACTTTATCGATCAAGCAGGGCACTTGGTAATTATGGTAATCGTAGTTCTCTTATTCAAAAAATGGTACGGGATTGAACCATCAATAGAAGTATCGTTAAATCTCACTTACTTATTGATAATAACAGCTTATCTCGTCTGCTTAAAACCTGCCAATATTTTTATCAAAGAAGTATTTAAGGCAACCGAAATACAAGTGAGCAGCGATAACGAAATGCCGAATGCAGGAAAGGTAATTGGCGTATTGGAACGAATATTGACCCTAACTTTTATTATTGTTTCGCAATATTCGGCAGTAGGTTTTCTTATTGCCGCTAAATCTATATTGCGCTATAGACCTGATGAAACCCTGAAAACCGAATATGTGCTAATTGGAACTATGCTTAGTTTTGGAATAGCGGTTATCGCGGGAATTATAATTAACCTATCCTAA
- the tilS gene encoding tRNA lysidine(34) synthetase TilS — translation MFLKFKENITENFNFLSGKKLLIACSGGIDSVVLGHLIKSLDFEMALAHCNFSLRGKESDGDEMFVIGMAKNMEIPIFAETFDTKAFAKKNGISTQMAARTLRYDWFQEILQNFNYDYLLTAHHLDDDLETFFINLSRGTGINGLTGIPPKNGKTIRPLLSFTRDEIESYAQKNGLKWRDDSSNQKPDYLRNKLRLEVLPFFKEINDSVLKNFKKTQRNLQSSKLLIEDYMSLIYNLVVSENDGFYRIDIQKLKDLPNVEALLYELLQGFGFAEWEDVFSLMDAQTGKQVFSKTHKLLKNRDELLLSVIDSDNAVDDFFVPKEGVDFPIKLKIEPIEYVGETEKNLIYVSAEKLNFPLTIRRWREGDSFQPFGLKGKKKLSKFFKDEKISLFEKDRIWLLLSDEKIVWVIGHRMDDRFKVDDNTQDILKITHLSS, via the coding sequence TTGTTTCTGAAATTTAAAGAAAATATTACCGAGAATTTTAATTTTTTATCAGGCAAGAAACTGCTTATTGCCTGTAGCGGTGGTATCGATAGCGTGGTTTTGGGGCATTTGATAAAATCTCTAGATTTTGAAATGGCATTAGCACATTGTAATTTTTCACTTAGAGGAAAGGAGAGTGATGGTGATGAAATGTTTGTTATCGGAATGGCAAAAAATATGGAAATTCCCATTTTTGCAGAAACCTTTGATACCAAAGCTTTTGCTAAAAAAAATGGAATTTCTACCCAAATGGCTGCCCGCACATTACGTTATGATTGGTTCCAAGAAATACTTCAAAATTTTAATTACGATTATCTACTTACAGCCCATCATCTAGATGATGATCTGGAAACCTTTTTTATAAATCTTTCACGAGGAACTGGAATAAATGGACTCACTGGGATTCCCCCAAAAAATGGAAAAACTATTAGACCGTTGCTCTCATTTACCCGGGATGAAATTGAGTCTTATGCCCAAAAAAACGGATTAAAATGGCGTGATGATAGTAGCAACCAAAAACCCGATTACCTTAGAAATAAATTGCGATTGGAGGTATTGCCTTTTTTCAAGGAAATCAATGATTCGGTTCTAAAAAATTTCAAAAAAACCCAAAGGAACCTTCAGTCTTCAAAACTTCTCATTGAGGATTATATGTCTCTCATTTATAACCTGGTCGTTTCCGAAAATGATGGTTTTTATAGAATCGATATTCAAAAACTTAAAGACCTTCCCAATGTAGAAGCCTTACTATATGAACTGCTCCAAGGGTTTGGTTTTGCAGAATGGGAAGATGTTTTTTCCTTGATGGATGCGCAAACCGGAAAACAGGTGTTTTCAAAAACCCATAAACTTTTAAAGAATCGGGATGAACTACTGTTGTCCGTAATTGATTCGGACAACGCCGTTGATGACTTTTTCGTACCAAAAGAAGGAGTGGATTTTCCTATAAAATTGAAAATTGAGCCTATTGAATACGTCGGAGAAACCGAAAAAAACCTGATTTATGTTTCCGCTGAGAAATTAAATTTTCCTCTTACAATTCGGCGATGGAGAGAAGGAGATTCTTTCCAACCTTTTGGTTTAAAGGGGAAAAAGAAATTGAGCAAATTCTTTAAAGATGAAAAAATTTCTCTTTTTGAAAAGGATAGAATTTGGTTATTATTGAGTGATGAAAAAATCGTTTGGGTTATCGGCCACCGTATGGATGATCGCTTTAAAGTGGATGATAATACTCAGGATATTCTGAAGATAACCCATTTGTCATCCTGA
- the pfkA gene encoding 6-phosphofructokinase: MKEIQKIAVLTSGGDAPGMNAAIRAVVRACVYNEIQCVGVYRGFAGLIEGDFKELDARSVKNLINRGGTFLKSARSKEFITPEGRQQAWEMLKQDNIDALVVIGGDGSFVGASIFASEFGFPIVGIPATIDNDINGTDYTIGYDTALNTVVDAVDKIRDTANSHNRLFLVEVMGRDAGDIALNAGIGAGAEEILIPEQNMGLERLLESLDRSKKSGKSSSIVVVSERGQLGKNIFELASYIETNLPEYEVRVTVLGHIQRGGVPSCYDRVLASRLGVGAVDSLLRGENSVMMGIVHNKVKSVPFSDITLDFRTIDEELIRVADIISI, from the coding sequence ATGAAGGAAATTCAAAAAATCGCGGTGCTTACCAGTGGAGGAGATGCTCCGGGAATGAACGCCGCAATACGTGCAGTAGTTCGTGCGTGCGTGTATAATGAGATTCAGTGTGTTGGCGTTTACCGAGGTTTTGCCGGACTTATTGAGGGCGACTTCAAAGAACTTGATGCGAGGTCTGTAAAAAACCTGATAAATCGAGGGGGAACTTTTCTGAAATCGGCCCGTTCAAAGGAATTTATTACTCCCGAGGGCCGTCAGCAAGCTTGGGAAATGCTCAAACAAGATAATATAGATGCATTGGTTGTTATCGGTGGGGATGGCAGTTTTGTAGGAGCTTCAATTTTTGCCAGTGAATTTGGATTTCCCATTGTGGGCATTCCCGCAACAATTGATAATGATATTAACGGAACAGATTATACCATTGGTTACGACACGGCGTTAAATACCGTGGTCGATGCCGTGGACAAAATTCGAGACACTGCAAATTCCCATAATCGTCTGTTTTTAGTAGAGGTTATGGGCCGGGATGCAGGTGATATTGCTTTAAATGCTGGAATCGGAGCGGGAGCCGAAGAAATTTTGATTCCCGAACAAAACATGGGGTTGGAACGATTATTGGAGTCTCTAGACCGAAGTAAAAAATCGGGAAAATCTTCCAGCATCGTGGTCGTTTCAGAAAGAGGACAACTCGGAAAAAACATTTTCGAACTCGCCAGTTATATAGAAACCAACCTGCCAGAATACGAAGTAAGAGTTACCGTCCTCGGACATATTCAGCGGGGTGGAGTGCCAAGTTGCTACGATAGAGTTCTTGCCAGTCGTTTGGGTGTTGGCGCAGTTGATTCTCTTCTGCGAGGCGAAAACAGCGTAATGATGGGAATAGTCCACAATAAAGTGAAGTCCGTGCCATTCTCAGATATAACCCTGGATTTCCGAACAATAGATGAGGAATTAATACGGGTGGCAGATATAATTTCAATATAA
- the gap gene encoding type I glyceraldehyde-3-phosphate dehydrogenase, which produces MIKVGINGFGRIGRLVFRIIAQRKDMEVVAVNDLLELDHLAYLLKYDSVHGRYPGTIEVKDGHLVVDGKKIRVTSEKDPSLLKWDGIDASMIIECTGVFKEKDSASAHLKAGAKKVVLSAPSKTAPMFVMGVNHKEMKADDTIISASSCTTNCLAPMAKIMNDEYGIVEGLMTTIHAVTASQSTVDEPSKKNYRMGRSALNNIIPTSTGAAVAVTKVIPELKGKLTGMAFRVPTVDVSVVDLTIRTEKSTTYEEIKALFKKASENEFKGLINYTEDPVVSQDFVTDPYLCTFDANSGMALNDNFFKLVGWYDNEYGYSSKMVELAAYFSKL; this is translated from the coding sequence ATGATTAAAGTAGGAATAAATGGATTTGGCCGAATCGGTCGCTTGGTTTTTAGAATTATAGCACAACGAAAAGATATGGAAGTGGTTGCGGTTAACGATTTATTGGAATTAGACCATCTTGCCTATTTATTAAAATATGATTCTGTTCATGGAAGATATCCGGGTACAATAGAAGTGAAAGATGGACATTTAGTTGTGGACGGAAAAAAGATAAGAGTTACTTCTGAAAAAGATCCCTCATTATTAAAATGGGATGGGATTGACGCGAGTATGATTATTGAATGTACCGGTGTTTTCAAAGAAAAAGATTCGGCATCGGCCCATTTAAAAGCGGGGGCAAAAAAAGTAGTCTTATCTGCACCTTCCAAAACCGCTCCAATGTTCGTTATGGGTGTGAACCATAAAGAAATGAAAGCTGATGATACAATTATTTCGGCTTCTTCGTGTACCACAAATTGTCTCGCGCCAATGGCCAAGATTATGAACGACGAATATGGTATTGTCGAGGGCTTGATGACCACAATTCACGCTGTTACTGCCTCTCAGTCCACAGTAGATGAGCCTTCCAAAAAGAATTATCGAATGGGAAGGAGTGCGCTGAATAACATAATTCCAACCAGCACGGGTGCTGCTGTTGCTGTTACGAAAGTAATTCCAGAACTTAAGGGAAAACTCACCGGAATGGCATTTCGTGTTCCTACCGTGGATGTTTCGGTGGTAGATCTTACCATTCGCACGGAAAAGTCAACGACCTATGAGGAGATAAAAGCCCTTTTCAAAAAGGCTTCAGAAAATGAATTTAAAGGATTGATAAACTATACCGAAGACCCTGTGGTTTCTCAGGATTTTGTTACCGATCCATATCTTTGCACCTTTGATGCAAACTCGGGAATGGCCCTGAACGATAATTTCTTTAAACTGGTAGGCTGGTATGATAATGAATATGGTTATTCCTCCAAGATGGTAGAATTGGCTGCTTACTTCTCAAAATTATAA
- a CDS encoding N-acetylglucosamine kinase: MTLITDGGSTKCDWVLLDSNGEIVFKTKTLGLNPAVIQREELISRISANETLQEVFSKVNNVDFYGAGCGTATPNAILKEVLQGLFNNAQVNVSEDLAAAVFSVTTEPGIVCILGTGSNSCYFDGKEIHAPIPSLGYMLMDEAGGNYFGKRMIRDYYYKRMPAEIASNFEKKYDLEADTIKKHLYKEPNPGAYLASFAQIIFEQKDFPPYYHSLLKEGITDFIVSRILTFENASSLPIHFIGSIAYFSKEVISECLKENNLKLGNVIQRPIDGLIEYYRKKLLD, translated from the coding sequence ATGACGTTAATAACGGATGGTGGCTCTACCAAATGCGATTGGGTTTTGCTCGATTCAAATGGAGAAATAGTTTTTAAAACCAAAACCCTCGGATTGAATCCTGCTGTAATTCAAAGAGAAGAATTGATTTCACGTATTTCAGCTAATGAAACGTTGCAGGAAGTTTTTTCCAAAGTTAATAACGTAGATTTTTATGGCGCTGGCTGTGGTACCGCCACTCCAAATGCCATTCTAAAAGAGGTTTTGCAAGGATTATTTAACAATGCGCAGGTAAATGTCTCAGAAGATCTCGCGGCTGCTGTCTTTTCAGTAACCACAGAACCTGGTATTGTCTGTATCCTTGGCACAGGAAGTAATAGCTGTTATTTTGACGGCAAGGAAATTCATGCTCCAATTCCCTCTTTGGGATACATGTTGATGGACGAGGCGGGTGGTAATTACTTTGGAAAAAGAATGATTCGCGATTATTACTATAAACGAATGCCTGCGGAAATAGCTTCCAACTTTGAAAAAAAATATGATTTGGAAGCTGATACCATCAAAAAGCATTTATATAAAGAGCCGAATCCAGGGGCTTATCTAGCATCTTTTGCCCAAATTATTTTCGAACAAAAAGATTTTCCTCCTTATTATCACAGCTTATTAAAAGAAGGAATTACTGATTTTATTGTAAGCAGGATTCTTACATTCGAAAATGCTTCCAGCCTTCCAATACATTTTATTGGTTCCATCGCCTATTTTTCCAAAGAAGTAATTTCCGAATGTTTAAAAGAAAATAACCTCAAACTCGGTAATGTTATCCAACGTCCCATTGATGGATTAATTGAATATTATAGGAAGAAACTATTAGATTAA
- a CDS encoding YifB family Mg chelatase-like AAA ATPase: MLTKVYGSAVFGVEATTITVEVNVDNGIGYHLVGLPDNAIRESNYRIAAALQNNGYKIPGKKLILNMSPADLRKEGSAYDLTLAMGILVATGQIEEKNPLSEYIIMGELSLDGNLQPIRGALPIAIKAKEEGFKGFILPNQNAREAAIVEGLDVFGIENISEVIDFFNENLPLEKTEVDIVAEFYEQLEHPEHDFADVKGQESIKRCMEIAAAGGHNIILIGPPGSGKTMLAKRLPSILPPMTLHESLETTKIHSVAGRTIEKGGVMTSRPFRSPHHTISDVALVGGGQYPQPGEISLAHNGVLFLDELPEFKRGVLEVMRQPLEDREVTISRAKFTVTYPSSFMLVASMNPSPGGYFNDPDAPVMSSPAEMQRYLSKISGPLLDRIDIHIEVTPVPFEKLSEERRGESSVVIRERVAQARKIQSERFIMFENIHYNAQMGVKQIRQFCKLDEASLQLLKTAMERLNLSARAYDRILKVARTIADLEASENINGNHISEAIQYRSLDRDGWFG, encoded by the coding sequence ATGCTCACAAAAGTCTATGGAAGCGCTGTTTTTGGGGTTGAAGCCACGACAATTACGGTTGAGGTAAATGTGGATAACGGAATAGGGTACCATTTAGTCGGGTTACCAGATAATGCCATTAGAGAAAGTAATTATAGAATTGCCGCCGCTCTCCAAAATAATGGATATAAGATTCCAGGTAAAAAGCTCATTTTAAATATGTCTCCAGCCGATCTTCGCAAGGAAGGTTCGGCTTATGATCTTACCCTAGCAATGGGAATTTTAGTCGCCACCGGACAGATTGAAGAGAAAAATCCCCTTTCCGAATATATAATAATGGGTGAATTGTCTTTGGATGGAAACCTCCAGCCCATTCGCGGTGCTTTGCCAATTGCAATAAAGGCTAAGGAAGAAGGTTTCAAGGGATTCATACTTCCAAATCAAAATGCTCGAGAAGCTGCCATTGTAGAAGGACTTGATGTTTTTGGCATTGAAAATATAAGTGAAGTTATCGATTTCTTCAATGAAAACCTTCCCCTCGAAAAAACAGAAGTAGATATTGTTGCCGAATTTTACGAGCAATTAGAACACCCAGAACACGATTTTGCAGATGTAAAGGGTCAAGAATCCATAAAACGCTGTATGGAGATTGCCGCTGCCGGTGGACATAATATAATATTAATCGGTCCTCCCGGTTCCGGAAAAACAATGCTTGCCAAACGTTTGCCAAGTATTTTGCCACCCATGACCCTTCACGAAAGTCTGGAGACCACAAAAATTCATAGCGTAGCGGGACGTACAATTGAAAAAGGAGGAGTAATGACATCACGTCCTTTTAGAAGCCCCCATCATACAATATCCGATGTAGCCCTTGTCGGCGGTGGACAATACCCACAACCTGGCGAGATTTCTTTGGCACATAACGGAGTTTTGTTTTTGGATGAATTACCCGAATTTAAGCGTGGCGTTTTGGAAGTAATGCGTCAACCGCTGGAAGATCGAGAAGTCACAATTTCAAGAGCAAAATTCACGGTTACTTATCCTTCCAGTTTTATGCTGGTAGCAAGTATGAATCCAAGTCCGGGAGGTTATTTTAACGATCCTGATGCGCCAGTAATGTCTTCACCTGCTGAGATGCAACGATATTTAAGCAAAATCTCCGGCCCATTATTGGATAGGATTGATATTCATATTGAAGTAACTCCCGTTCCTTTTGAAAAGTTAAGCGAAGAAAGACGAGGAGAATCCAGCGTGGTAATTCGGGAAAGAGTTGCCCAAGCTCGTAAAATTCAATCCGAGCGCTTTATCATGTTTGAAAATATCCATTATAATGCTCAAATGGGCGTAAAGCAGATTCGTCAATTTTGCAAGTTGGATGAAGCCTCGCTCCAGCTGTTAAAAACAGCAATGGAGCGATTAAATCTTTCGGCCAGGGCTTATGACAGAATTTTAAAGGTTGCAAGAACAATTGCCGATTTGGAAGCTTCTGAAAATATTAATGGCAACCACATTTCCGAAGCCATTCAGTATAGAAGTCTCGATCGTGATGGATGGTTTGGATAA
- a CDS encoding M16 family metallopeptidase, which translates to MLSLVVISCKNTQSVISSEKTPLSVDFEKYQLDNGLQVILHQDKSDPIIALAIQYGVGSNREVTGRTGFAHLFEHMLFQESENVPQDQFFKIIQDAGGTLNGGTWKDGTVYYEVVPKNAMETVMWLESDRMGFLINTVTQAAFANQQEVVQNEKRQRVDNNPYGHTGYVIDKNIYPEGHPYNWQVIGELEDLQNATVEDVKEFYDRFYGPNNATLVLAGDFETADAKKMIEKYFGEIKRRQEVKPLTPQRVTLSETKRLYHEDNFATAPQLTMVWPTLEQYTDDAYALDVLGEILSKGKKAPLYKVLVKEKDLTSNTRAYNSSKELAGDFRISITANNGVDLDAIEAGITEAFARFEKDGVSDRDIERVKAGLETQFYNGISSVLGKSFQLASYNVFTGDPGYITKDIENIKKVSKEDVMRVYNKYIKGKSYVMTSFVPKGQIELIAENSEKAKVVEEEITENVDLDEAEEVTEIVKTPSNFDRSTPPVVGDSPELSIPEIWTKTLDNGMKVSGIHQDKIPVATFSLVIEGGHLLDNMQKNGVANLMSDILMEGTANKTPEELEEEIELLGASINMYTTRESIVIRGNTLTRNLQKTLDLVTEILLEPRWDEEELTRLKTKTINQIERSDANPNAVANRVYNRILYGDDHIFSYPTSGTAESVKSITMQDLKNFYNSNFSPSVSTFQIVGKIDKDEVIKDLRTLEERWKAKNVTIPEFPIPSSRDKSSLYFVDIPNAKQSVINIGYISIPRTDKDFYPVEVMNYKLGGSFSGNVNLILREEKGYTYGARTSFSGSKLPGTFTASSSVRTNTTGESVKIFRDEITNYKNGISAEDLEFTKNALIKSNARRFETQASLLGMLQQINQYDLPDNYIENEEKIVRNMNLQEHKVLANKYLDASKMAYVIVGDAETQYEQFKDMGFDEVKLVDKNGDEVNPENLKK; encoded by the coding sequence ATGCTCTCATTAGTCGTAATTTCTTGCAAAAATACCCAATCAGTAATTTCTTCGGAAAAAACTCCACTTTCGGTGGATTTTGAAAAATATCAACTTGATAATGGACTTCAGGTAATTCTGCACCAAGATAAAAGTGACCCTATTATCGCTCTTGCTATTCAGTATGGAGTGGGATCTAATCGTGAAGTTACCGGAAGAACAGGATTTGCCCACCTATTCGAACACATGCTTTTCCAGGAATCGGAAAATGTACCACAGGATCAATTTTTCAAAATTATACAGGATGCGGGTGGAACTTTAAATGGCGGTACTTGGAAAGATGGAACGGTATATTACGAGGTCGTTCCCAAAAATGCGATGGAAACCGTAATGTGGTTGGAAAGTGACAGGATGGGATTTTTAATAAATACCGTTACCCAAGCCGCATTTGCCAACCAACAGGAAGTGGTCCAGAACGAAAAACGTCAGCGTGTGGATAACAATCCTTATGGCCACACCGGTTATGTAATCGATAAAAATATTTATCCCGAAGGGCATCCATATAATTGGCAAGTAATTGGCGAGTTGGAGGATTTACAGAATGCGACTGTAGAAGATGTAAAGGAGTTTTATGATCGGTTTTATGGTCCCAATAATGCTACTTTAGTATTGGCTGGGGATTTCGAAACGGCCGATGCCAAGAAAATGATCGAGAAATATTTTGGCGAAATTAAACGACGTCAAGAAGTTAAACCATTGACTCCACAGCGCGTTACCCTATCAGAAACCAAAAGATTATATCACGAAGATAATTTCGCTACGGCTCCACAATTAACTATGGTGTGGCCCACCTTGGAGCAATATACCGATGATGCCTACGCTCTGGATGTATTGGGTGAAATTCTTTCCAAAGGAAAAAAAGCCCCTTTATATAAAGTACTTGTAAAGGAAAAAGATCTCACCTCAAATACTAGAGCGTATAATAGTTCCAAAGAACTTGCGGGAGATTTCAGAATCTCAATTACTGCCAATAATGGAGTAGACCTTGATGCCATTGAAGCAGGAATTACTGAAGCGTTTGCACGTTTTGAAAAAGATGGCGTATCCGATAGAGATATAGAACGCGTAAAAGCAGGTCTTGAAACCCAATTTTATAATGGAATCAGTAGCGTACTCGGGAAATCCTTCCAATTGGCAAGTTATAATGTATTTACGGGTGATCCTGGATATATAACTAAGGATATTGAGAATATTAAAAAGGTCAGCAAAGAAGATGTAATGCGGGTTTACAACAAATATATCAAAGGAAAATCTTATGTAATGACCAGTTTTGTACCAAAAGGACAAATCGAGCTGATTGCCGAAAATTCCGAAAAAGCTAAGGTGGTAGAGGAGGAGATTACAGAGAATGTTGATTTGGATGAGGCAGAAGAGGTAACTGAAATTGTAAAAACACCTTCTAATTTTGATCGTTCCACTCCTCCAGTCGTAGGAGATTCGCCAGAGCTGAGTATTCCTGAAATCTGGACCAAAACACTTGACAACGGAATGAAAGTTTCAGGAATTCATCAAGATAAAATTCCGGTTGCCACTTTTAGCTTAGTGATTGAAGGTGGACATCTACTGGATAATATGCAGAAAAACGGAGTGGCCAATTTGATGAGTGACATTCTTATGGAAGGAACCGCCAATAAAACTCCTGAAGAATTGGAAGAAGAAATTGAACTTTTGGGCGCCAGTATCAATATGTACACTACTCGTGAGTCTATCGTTATCCGAGGAAATACCTTAACTCGAAATCTGCAAAAAACATTGGATTTGGTTACCGAAATTCTCTTGGAACCACGTTGGGATGAAGAGGAATTAACCCGTTTAAAAACCAAGACCATTAACCAAATTGAGCGTTCGGATGCTAATCCGAATGCTGTGGCAAATAGAGTTTACAATAGAATTTTATACGGCGATGACCATATCTTCAGTTATCCCACTTCTGGAACGGCCGAATCCGTAAAGTCAATTACTATGCAGGATTTAAAAAACTTTTACAACTCTAATTTTTCGCCATCAGTGAGTACATTTCAGATTGTAGGAAAAATAGATAAAGATGAAGTAATAAAAGATTTAAGGACTTTAGAAGAGCGTTGGAAAGCAAAAAATGTAACTATTCCAGAATTTCCAATTCCCAGTTCTCGTGATAAATCCTCTTTGTACTTTGTGGATATTCCCAATGCAAAGCAATCCGTTATTAATATTGGATATATTTCAATACCAAGAACCGATAAGGATTTTTATCCTGTGGAAGTGATGAATTATAAGCTTGGAGGCTCCTTTTCTGGAAATGTAAATCTTATTCTTCGTGAAGAGAAAGGATATACTTATGGTGCTCGTACCAGTTTTAGTGGCAGTAAACTTCCGGGAACATTTACTGCTTCATCCAGTGTGCGTACAAACACTACTGGAGAATCTGTGAAGATATTTAGAGATGAAATTACCAATTACAAAAATGGAATTTCAGCCGAAGATCTTGAGTTTACCAAAAATGCCTTAATAAAATCAAATGCACGTCGATTTGAAACACAAGCTTCGTTGTTAGGGATGCTTCAGCAGATTAATCAATATGATCTTCCAGATAACTACATTGAAAACGAGGAAAAAATTGTCCGAAATATGAACTTGCAAGAGCATAAAGTTTTGGCAAATAAATATTTGGATGCATCCAAAATGGCATATGTTATTGTAGGTGATGCCGAAACTCAATATGAACAATTTAAGGATATGGGCTTCGACGAAGTAAAATTAGTTGATAAAAATGGAGATGAAGTTAACCCTGAAAATTTGAAAAAATAG
- a CDS encoding response regulator transcription factor translates to MKVLIIEDDPTLNKNIGDALAAENIISESVFDGQLAERILRKSDFDCIIMDINLPGKTGYELCTDFRKFNTETPVLMLTAFSELEDKVKGFDCGADDYLTKPFFMRELILRINSLVKRSRRDNSGSTQNATIIADDIIIHPAQKTVFRQGNEISLTPREYQILVKLCQNKGEVISKGDLIAEIWGSSFDTNTNTVEVYINFLRNKVDKPFGKNSIKTKVGYGYYFESE, encoded by the coding sequence ATGAAAGTTTTAATAATTGAGGACGATCCTACATTAAACAAAAATATTGGAGATGCCCTTGCGGCAGAAAATATTATTTCTGAAAGTGTCTTCGACGGACAATTGGCAGAAAGAATTTTGCGGAAATCCGATTTTGATTGTATTATAATGGATATCAATCTTCCAGGAAAAACGGGTTACGAATTATGTACGGATTTCAGAAAATTCAACACCGAAACTCCTGTTTTGATGCTCACTGCCTTTAGTGAATTGGAAGATAAAGTCAAGGGTTTTGATTGCGGCGCAGATGATTACCTTACCAAACCATTCTTTATGCGCGAATTGATTTTGCGTATTAATTCCCTCGTAAAACGTAGTAGAAGAGATAATTCCGGTTCAACGCAAAATGCAACGATAATTGCTGATGATATCATAATCCATCCCGCACAAAAGACGGTATTTAGACAAGGAAACGAAATTTCCTTAACTCCTCGGGAATATCAAATTCTCGTCAAACTTTGTCAGAATAAAGGTGAAGTAATTTCAAAAGGGGATCTTATTGCCGAAATATGGGGCAGTTCCTTCGATACCAACACCAATACGGTAGAAGTTTATATCAATTTTTTGCGCAATAAAGTTGACAAACCTTTTGGCAAAAACAGCATCAAGACCAAAGTAGGATATGGTTATTATTTTGAATCAGAATGA